The following proteins come from a genomic window of Pseudomonas putida:
- a CDS encoding EAL domain-containing protein — MSAFIALLRQIFYRPWMLATLAALASAAVLLSASIGIALQQMKQSESEQMNAQGERFLERLEQVFGQLREGVDLLQAQPLRGCSPAMLAALQQVGLNSRFIYEAAYVDGDVACSNRGDERAFVPLRAPDIQGPTYSYWLNTTTEPNENLAALMLGRGKFLVSTSRGHLTDVVDLPPGGSLVVVLDNGARAIPVLGPPQVWPPPSAWSTSQKSLLELSDRLIYRMPTKSPDYQLVLIAPRASLPLRMNGMLWLLFPGSVLAACCIGWLVLQLILQRRSMSSELQNALRRGELQVLYQPIIELDSRRCVGAEALVRWRRPDGTLTSPDLFIPLAENTGQIRQITDFVLQRVLEQLGQLLRSHPKLYISINLAACDVMVPRIGRVAARLLALHRVAPSQIAFEVTERGLIDVVVARDNLQALRAVGHQVLIDDFGTGYCSLAYLQTLPVDCLKIDKAFIDALGHDAASSGVAPHIIRMAHDLHLRVIAEGIEFEDQAVLLNSEGVNYGQGWLFARPLNARQFAELVTRGHLPRRV; from the coding sequence ATGTCAGCCTTCATCGCCTTGCTGCGCCAAATTTTTTACCGTCCCTGGATGCTGGCCACTTTGGCAGCGCTGGCCAGCGCCGCGGTGTTGCTCTCTGCCAGCATCGGCATTGCCCTGCAACAAATGAAACAAAGCGAAAGCGAACAAATGAATGCTCAGGGCGAGCGTTTTCTGGAGCGGCTCGAACAGGTGTTTGGCCAGTTACGCGAAGGGGTCGATCTGCTGCAGGCCCAACCCCTGCGTGGCTGCAGCCCGGCAATGCTGGCAGCCTTGCAACAGGTTGGCCTGAACTCGCGGTTCATCTATGAAGCTGCTTATGTGGATGGTGATGTTGCCTGCTCCAACCGCGGTGATGAGCGAGCGTTCGTTCCCTTGCGGGCGCCGGATATCCAGGGGCCGACTTACAGCTACTGGCTTAACACCACCACCGAGCCGAACGAGAACCTGGCAGCACTGATGCTGGGTCGGGGCAAGTTTCTGGTTTCCACCTCCCGTGGGCATTTGACCGATGTGGTGGACCTGCCCCCGGGCGGCAGCCTGGTCGTGGTGCTGGACAACGGTGCCCGGGCCATTCCGGTGCTCGGCCCGCCACAGGTATGGCCGCCGCCCTCGGCCTGGTCGACCAGCCAAAAGTCGTTGCTGGAACTCAGTGACCGGCTTATCTACCGAATGCCGACCAAGTCGCCGGATTACCAGTTGGTGCTGATTGCCCCGAGGGCCAGTCTGCCGCTGAGGATGAACGGCATGCTCTGGTTGCTGTTCCCCGGCAGCGTGCTGGCGGCCTGCTGCATCGGTTGGTTGGTACTCCAGTTGATTCTGCAACGGCGGTCGATGAGCTCAGAGTTGCAGAATGCCTTGCGTCGTGGAGAGCTGCAGGTGCTCTACCAGCCAATCATCGAGCTCGACAGCCGGCGCTGTGTGGGCGCTGAGGCCTTGGTTCGCTGGCGCCGCCCGGACGGCACCCTGACCAGCCCGGACCTGTTCATCCCGCTGGCGGAAAATACCGGGCAGATCCGCCAGATCACCGACTTTGTCCTGCAGCGTGTGCTTGAACAGCTAGGGCAGCTACTGCGTTCGCACCCCAAGCTATACATCTCGATAAACCTGGCGGCCTGCGATGTGATGGTGCCCCGTATTGGCCGGGTGGCGGCGCGCTTGTTGGCCTTGCATCGAGTGGCGCCCAGCCAGATTGCCTTCGAGGTGACCGAGCGCGGCCTGATTGACGTGGTGGTCGCCCGTGACAACCTGCAGGCGCTACGCGCCGTGGGGCACCAGGTGCTGATCGACGATTTTGGTACCGGTTATTGCAGCCTGGCCTACCTGCAAACCCTTCCAGTGGACTGCCTGAAGATCGACAAGGCATTCATCGACGCTCTGGGCCACGATGCCGCCAGTAGTGGCGTGGCCCCGCATATCATCCGCATGGCCCATGACTTGCACCTGCGGGTAATTGCCGAAGGTATCGAGTTCGAGGACCAGGCCGTGCTGCTGAACAGCGAGGGGGTCAATTATGGCCAGGGCTGGCTGTTTGCCCGGCCGCTGAACGCCCGGCAGTTTGCCGAGTTGGTGACTCGCGGACACCTGCCGCGGCGGG
- a CDS encoding EEP domain-containing protein produces the protein MPRFRATRGIGLHEPQVNEHHLQAPGLPEDGRLRLLSFNIQVGISTERYRHYLTRSWQHLLPHNGRAGNLQKIGRLLGDFDLVALQEADGGSLRSGYVNQVEHLAHLGAFPYWYQQLNRNLGRFAQHSNGVLSRLKPQLLEDHPLPGPAGRGAILVRFGEGDDALIVVMMHLALGAKTRALQLGYIRELIGGYRHQVLMGDMNTHATDLLEHSPLRDLGLVAPQVEATFPSWRPQRCLDHILLSSSLTLERVEVLAQPISDHLPVAVEIRLPDALTVDTLPVLS, from the coding sequence ATGCCCCGCTTCAGAGCTACGCGTGGCATTGGCCTGCACGAGCCGCAGGTCAACGAGCATCACCTGCAGGCCCCGGGCCTGCCCGAGGATGGCCGCCTGCGGTTGCTCAGTTTCAACATCCAGGTGGGCATAAGCACCGAGCGCTACCGGCATTACCTGACGCGTAGCTGGCAGCACCTGCTGCCGCATAACGGGCGTGCCGGCAACCTGCAGAAAATCGGCAGGCTGCTGGGCGACTTCGACCTGGTGGCCCTGCAGGAAGCCGATGGTGGCAGCCTGCGCTCGGGTTACGTCAACCAGGTCGAACACCTGGCCCACTTGGGGGCCTTCCCCTATTGGTACCAGCAGCTCAACCGCAACCTTGGGCGTTTTGCCCAGCATAGCAACGGTGTGCTCAGCCGCCTGAAGCCTCAACTGCTCGAAGACCATCCGTTGCCTGGCCCGGCCGGGCGTGGTGCGATCCTGGTCCGGTTTGGCGAAGGTGACGATGCGTTGATAGTGGTGATGATGCACCTGGCATTGGGGGCCAAGACCCGCGCCCTGCAGCTGGGGTATATCCGCGAGCTGATTGGCGGTTACCGTCACCAGGTGCTGATGGGCGACATGAACACCCACGCCACTGACCTGCTCGAGCACTCGCCGCTGCGCGACCTGGGCCTGGTCGCCCCGCAAGTCGAGGCCACTTTCCCCAGCTGGCGACCGCAGCGTTGCCTTGATCATATTCTGCTCAGCTCAAGCCTCACACTGGAACGTGTCGAGGTGCTGGCGCAGCCAATTTCGGACCACCTTCCCGTTGCAGTCGAGATTCGATTGCCTGATGCATTGACTGTGGATACGCTGCCGGTTTTGAGCTAA
- a CDS encoding N-acetylmuramoyl-L-alanine amidase yields MLSTLKKTLISFLLLSVAGCSTGLRIDRSHPSVNQDNRIQFIVLHYTNASLERSLALLTHGEVSSHYLIGDGPAKVYQLVDENRRAWHAGDSQWQGRTWLNSSSIGIEIVNPGFTDTPNGRVWHPYSEAQIQSLIALLKDIVKRNNIEPRHIIGHSDIAPLRKLDPGPLFPWKRLADAGLGVWPDANAVARQQAYFSVNPPSVGWYQQELARFGYQIDQTGVLDVATRHVIAAFQMRFRPQRFDGMPDAQTAAMLQVLNRMR; encoded by the coding sequence GTGCTTTCCACGCTTAAGAAAACCCTGATTTCCTTTTTGCTGTTGTCTGTCGCCGGTTGCTCGACAGGCCTGCGCATCGACCGCAGCCACCCTTCGGTCAATCAGGACAACCGCATCCAGTTCATTGTCCTGCATTACACCAATGCTTCGCTGGAGCGCTCCCTGGCGCTGCTTACCCATGGTGAGGTCAGCAGCCATTACCTGATCGGCGATGGTCCGGCCAAGGTGTATCAACTGGTGGATGAAAACCGTCGTGCCTGGCATGCCGGTGATAGCCAGTGGCAGGGGCGCACCTGGCTGAACTCCTCGTCCATTGGTATCGAGATCGTCAATCCGGGCTTCACCGACACCCCGAACGGCCGGGTCTGGCACCCTTACAGCGAGGCGCAGATCCAGTCGTTGATCGCGCTGCTCAAGGACATTGTCAAACGCAACAACATCGAACCACGCCATATCATCGGCCACAGTGACATCGCCCCGTTGCGCAAGCTGGACCCGGGACCCTTGTTTCCGTGGAAGCGCTTGGCCGATGCCGGGCTGGGTGTCTGGCCGGATGCCAACGCCGTGGCACGGCAGCAGGCCTACTTCAGCGTCAACCCGCCAAGCGTTGGCTGGTACCAGCAGGAGCTGGCACGGTTTGGCTATCAGATCGATCAGACCGGTGTGCTGGATGTAGCCACACGCCATGTAATCGCCGCGTTCCAGATGCGCTTCCGCCCGCAGCGTTTCGACGGCATGCCGGATGCGCAGACAGCAGCGATGCTGCAGGTACTTAACCGCATGCGTTGA
- a CDS encoding diguanylate cyclase, whose amino-acid sequence MTEDAERWKEKYLKSIEQQEKLERRWDARLDLLRRGLVRSTLAAEGSDKVVDECMKEMRDVIRSSNMDAGLAGLIPRLEKAVLDSEQRREARMNQVSDALTALVGQLQGLPLPSDISRSLKKLAKKLDGGVAQSRELPPLLGELSGLQGRALSALGKTGEEARPGFLQRLFGSREEDVQAGPELAPVALPVEEVVPLAAGSTEPSQPDDVDALQPLAAPAAPTVEVAEAPELEMEALGPALIETAEMPPVPLPQHKVPLPEVAVAVSEPLADAEPLQALEEILGEDGPYALPYAVEPPYSQVAAHIEQTLIGLLDDLSLPERHKAQALEMRERVARGLNWYELIPVLDDLAVLMLAITDSGQHEFETYLQQLNERLEGFQSHLHEASAGHADNSTAARELDSQLREHVDGLQSSVQGAADVDSLKHILENRLEGLLVTMDEHKHERDRREQELADRLQGLSERVASMEHEALGYREHLEEQRQKALLDPLTGLPNRAAWSERVEREMLEWKENGGHLAMAILDLDHFKRINDNYGHLAGDKVLKIVADQLRKRLRARDFIARFGGEEFVLLLPQTTPAVAAQMAEVLRATVEACPFHFKGERVVITTSIGLGAFHSGERSDQVLKRADAALYRAKEQGRNRVEQG is encoded by the coding sequence ATGACTGAAGACGCTGAGCGCTGGAAAGAAAAATACCTTAAAAGCATCGAGCAGCAAGAAAAGCTCGAGCGTCGTTGGGACGCCCGCCTTGACCTGCTGCGTCGAGGTCTGGTGCGCAGCACCCTGGCTGCTGAAGGCAGTGACAAGGTGGTAGACGAGTGCATGAAGGAAATGCGCGACGTCATTCGCAGCAGCAACATGGACGCCGGCCTCGCCGGCTTGATTCCGCGCCTTGAGAAAGCGGTACTGGATTCCGAACAGCGTCGCGAAGCCCGCATGAACCAGGTCAGCGATGCGCTGACCGCACTGGTTGGCCAACTGCAAGGCCTCCCGCTACCCAGTGATATCTCGCGGTCATTGAAAAAACTGGCGAAGAAGCTCGACGGTGGGGTTGCCCAGTCACGCGAGCTGCCGCCACTGTTGGGCGAGTTGAGTGGCCTGCAGGGGCGCGCGCTGTCGGCCCTTGGCAAGACGGGTGAAGAAGCCCGACCGGGTTTTCTGCAGCGGTTGTTTGGAAGCCGCGAGGAAGATGTACAGGCAGGACCAGAGCTTGCGCCGGTGGCGTTGCCAGTTGAAGAGGTTGTGCCCTTGGCAGCCGGCAGTACCGAGCCCTCGCAGCCCGATGACGTCGATGCGCTACAACCGCTGGCGGCCCCTGCTGCTCCGACTGTCGAGGTGGCCGAAGCGCCCGAGCTTGAGATGGAGGCGCTTGGCCCGGCTCTGATCGAAACGGCGGAAATGCCGCCAGTCCCGTTGCCACAGCATAAAGTGCCACTGCCAGAGGTTGCAGTTGCCGTCAGCGAGCCGTTGGCTGACGCAGAACCATTACAAGCCCTTGAAGAAATCCTTGGTGAAGACGGTCCCTATGCACTGCCCTACGCAGTGGAGCCGCCTTACAGCCAGGTTGCCGCGCACATTGAGCAGACCCTGATCGGTCTGCTCGATGACCTCAGTCTGCCCGAGCGACACAAGGCTCAGGCGCTGGAAATGCGCGAGCGGGTTGCCCGCGGATTGAACTGGTATGAGCTGATTCCGGTGCTGGATGACTTGGCAGTACTCATGTTGGCGATCACCGACAGCGGCCAGCACGAATTCGAAACTTACCTGCAGCAGCTCAATGAACGCCTGGAAGGTTTCCAGAGTCATCTGCACGAGGCCAGCGCCGGCCATGCTGACAACAGCACCGCTGCCCGCGAACTGGATAGTCAACTGCGTGAACACGTCGACGGCCTGCAGAGCAGCGTGCAAGGTGCCGCCGATGTAGACAGCCTCAAGCACATTCTGGAAAACCGCCTGGAAGGCTTGCTGGTGACCATGGACGAGCACAAGCACGAGCGTGATCGCCGCGAGCAGGAACTGGCCGATCGACTGCAAGGCTTGTCGGAGCGGGTGGCGAGCATGGAGCATGAAGCACTTGGTTATCGCGAGCACCTGGAGGAGCAGCGCCAGAAAGCTCTGCTGGACCCGCTCACCGGCCTGCCCAACCGTGCGGCCTGGAGCGAGCGAGTCGAACGCGAAATGCTCGAATGGAAGGAAAACGGTGGCCATCTGGCGATGGCGATTCTTGACCTGGACCATTTCAAGCGCATTAACGACAACTATGGGCATCTGGCTGGGGACAAGGTCCTCAAGATCGTTGCCGACCAGTTGCGCAAGCGTCTTCGGGCCCGTGATTTTATCGCCCGGTTTGGCGGCGAGGAATTCGTCTTGCTGCTGCCGCAGACCACGCCGGCAGTCGCCGCGCAAATGGCCGAGGTGTTGCGCGCCACAGTCGAAGCCTGCCCATTCCACTTCAAGGGTGAGCGGGTGGTGATCACCACCTCCATCGGCTTGGGCGCATTCCACTCTGGCGAGCGCAGCGACCAGGTGCTCAAACGAGCCGATGCAGCGCTGTACCGGGCAAAGGAGCAGGGGCGAAATCGCGTTGAGCAGGGCTAG
- a CDS encoding thioredoxin domain-containing protein → MRKLILSAALVAASVFGMTAVQAAEPVAGKEYIELSNPVPVSVPGKIEVVELFWYGCPHCYHFEPTINPWAEKLPKDVNFKRVPAMFGGPWDAHGQMFLTLEAMGVEHKVHAAVFDAIQNQHKRLTDKNDMADFLATQGVDKDKFLATFDSFAIKGQVKQAKELAKKYEITGVPSMVVNGKYRFDLGTAGGPEGVLNVADQLIDKERAAK, encoded by the coding sequence ATGCGTAAACTGATTCTCAGCGCTGCGCTGGTCGCCGCCAGCGTATTCGGTATGACTGCCGTTCAGGCCGCCGAGCCTGTTGCTGGCAAGGAATACATCGAGCTGAGCAACCCTGTTCCGGTTTCCGTACCTGGCAAGATCGAAGTCGTCGAGCTGTTCTGGTACGGCTGCCCACACTGCTACCACTTCGAGCCGACCATCAACCCTTGGGCTGAAAAGCTGCCCAAGGACGTCAACTTCAAGCGCGTACCTGCCATGTTCGGTGGCCCGTGGGATGCGCACGGCCAGATGTTCCTGACCCTCGAAGCCATGGGCGTCGAGCACAAGGTGCACGCGGCGGTGTTCGATGCCATTCAGAACCAGCACAAGCGCCTGACCGACAAGAACGACATGGCCGACTTCCTCGCCACTCAAGGCGTTGACAAGGACAAGTTCCTCGCTACCTTCGACTCGTTCGCCATCAAAGGCCAGGTCAAACAGGCCAAGGAACTGGCGAAGAAGTATGAAATCACCGGCGTACCGAGTATGGTCGTCAACGGCAAGTACCGCTTCGACCTGGGTACTGCCGGCGGACCGGAAGGCGTGCTGAATGTCGCCGACCAGCTGATCGACAAGGAGCGCGCCGCCAAGTAG